GACCCCTTCCAACCCCGCCCAAAAGGGCGTAAAGGAGCCACCCATGGCCGAACTGACCAACCCGGTCGCCACCACCGAAGCCCCCGCCGCCAAGAAGCCGGCGAAGAAGGCTGCCCCCAAGAAGAAGGCTGCTGCGAAGAAGCCCGCCGCGAAGAAGGCCGCGCCGAAGAAGGCTGCTGCGAAGAAGCCCGCCGCGAAGAAGGCCGCCCCCAAGAAGGCCGCCGCGAAGAAGTCGGCTGCGAAGAAGGCCGCCCCCAAGAAGGCTGCCGTGAAGAAGGCTGCCCCCAAGAAGGCCGCCGTGAAGAAGGCTGCCCCCAAGAAGGCCGCCGTGAAGAAGGCCGCCCCCAAGAAGGCCGCTGCCAAGAAGGTCGTGAAGAAGGCCGTGAAGAAGGCCGCGCCGAAGAAGGCCGCTGCCAAGAAGCCGGCGGTGAAGAAGGTTGTGAAGAAGGCCGCGCCGAAGAAGGCCGCTGCCAAGAAGCCGGCCGCCAAGAAGGTTGTGAAGAAGGCCACGAAGAAGTAGGCCCATTCAGGCAACACAACCTGGCTAATATCAGAGAGGCGCGGTGTCGCGCCTCTCTGAGCCGGGTGCTTTTATGAACATCATCGACCGTGTCACCGCTCTTGAAGTACTGGACAGCCGTGGGAATCCCACCGTGCTGGCCCGAGTGCTCCTCTCCGATGGGACGGTTGGCAAAGCCATCGTTCCTTCCGGCGCTTCGACGGGAAGTCGTGAAGCTCTGGAACGCCGCGATGGGGACAAGAAGCGCTACCTGGGCAAGGGTGTGCTCGGCGCCGTGGATGCCATCAATGTCGAACTGGCCGCGGCTCTGCAGGGCATGGACCCGCTGCAGCAGGCCGAACTCGATGAGCTGATGTGCGATCTGGACGGGACCGAGAACAAGGGCCGTTTGGGTGCCAACGCCATCCTCGGCGTGTCCATGGCCCTTGCGGATGCCGCGGCCCAAGCCTCGAAGCTGCCCCTCTACCGCTACCTGGGCGGGGCCACGCCCCGTCTCCTGCCCGTGCCGATGATGAACATCCTCAACGGCGGGGCCCACGCGGACAACAACGTGGATATCCAGGAGTTCATGGTGCTGCCCGTGGGCGCTCCGAACTTCCGGGAGGCCCTCCGCTGGGGCGCCGAGGTCTACCACTCCCTGAAGGGCGTTCTGAAGGCCCGCAAGCTGGCCACTGGGGTGGGTGACGAGGGCGGCTTCGCCCCGAACCTGGCCTCCAATGAAGAGGCCCTGGAGCTCATTGGCGAGGCCATCAAGAAGGCGGGCTACAAGCTGGGCAAGGACGTGTTCCTGGGCCTGGACTGCGCCGCCAGCGAATTCCATGACGGCAAGGGCTACGCCCTGGACGGTGGGAAGAAGACCCCTGCCCAGCTGGTGGAGTACTACCAGGGCCTGGTCTCCCGCCACCCCGTCATCTCCATCGAGGATGGCTTCGCGGAAGGCGATTGGAAGGGCTGGAAGGCCCAGACCGATGCCATGGGCGCCAAGACCCAGCTGGTGGGCGACGACCTCTTCGTGACCAACCCGGCCATTCTGGCCAAGGGCATCACCGAGGGCGTGGCCAACGCCATTCTCATCAAGCTGAACCAGATCGGCACCGTGACCGAGACCCTGCGCGCCGTGGAAATGGCCCACAAGGCCGGCTACCGGGCCATCATCAGCCATCGCAGCGGTGAGACGGAGGATGCCTTCATTGCGGATCTGGCTGTGGCGACCGGGGCCGGGCAGATCAAGACCGGCGCCCCCTGCCGCACCGACCGGGTGGCCAAGTACAACCGTCTGCTCGAAATTGAATGGGAACTGGGCGCCGCGGCCCGCTATGCCGGTCGCGAAGCCTTCGGATCCCGTCTCGCCTAGTAGGAACCCTGGATGAACGCCAACTGGCTCCTGAAGTCCTCCACCCTGTGGGGAGTGCTGGGAGCCTCTGGCTTTTTGTCCCTCCTGGCCGTCCTCTTTTCCCAGGGTGGGCTGCCCGAGCTCCGCAAGCGCGAGGCGGAGCTGCAAACGGCCCGGACCCGGCTGCTGGAGCTGAACCACCGCAACCGCGAGCTGCTGGAGGAAGTCCAGCGGCTCGCGGCCAAGGATCCTGAACTGATGGAGGCCCTGGCCCGGCGCCAGGGCTATGCGCGCAAGGGCGAGACGGTCTACACGTTCCGCAACAGCCGGGAACGGTGACTTGGAGCTCCACCTGGCCTCTGCCTCGGGCAATGTCTTCGGCTACCTCTGGCTGGAGGAGGCTAAAGACTGCCCTTGCGAGGATTATGCTAAATTGCTCTGTCCGAAGGGGCACGGGTTTGGATTAGATGGCCTTTTTTTGATGCAAAGGCCTGGTTCGGGCCCCTGGCGGCTGGAGCACTGGGATACCGATGGGGCTAAGACCTTTTGTTCCAATGGTAGCAGGGCATCCATGGTTATTCCCGGAGCGCCCTCCGAGGCGGAAATCCGGGTGAGCTCCAATGGCGAGGAGATTCTGCTTCGACGTTCGGATGACCACATCGGCATCCGCATGCCTGAAGGAGAAGGCTTCGGTCTGCGCGCCGTACCCATGGCGACGACCTCGCCCGCGGGCTTTGGTTGGATCGGAAATCCGCAGCTGGTGCTGCGCGTACCTTCCGTCTCTGCTGTGGACCTGCCGGTGTTCGCGCCGCCGCTGCGGCATCACGCGGCGCTGCAGGGCGGCACCAACGTGAACGTGGTCGAGGTGCTGGCGCCGGGCGAGGCGCGGATCCGCTCTTGGGAGCGGGGCGTGGAAGGAGAGACCCTCTGCTGCGGTACGGGCTGCGCGGTGGCTGCGGCGTGGCTGGCCAGCACCGAAGGGATCACCACGTGGCAGCTACACACCGCCAGCGGCGAAGTGGTGACGGTGAAGCTGGAGCTGGATGCGAAGGGTGCGTGGCGCAACCTATGGCTCTCCGGTCCTGTCCGAAGACTTGGCGTGGTGCACCCAGATCCAGCGCTGCTGCAGCGGTTGCGGAGCTGATCACAGCGGGCCTCCGCCGTGGAACCCCGACCTGCTAGACTGGCATGTTCCACACCCGAGGGGATGCCGAGATGGTTGGTTCCACCAGCACCTGCGCGATGAAGAGGGCCGCCTGATGCGCGCCCGGGTGGTGGTGTTGGCGAACCAGAAGGGCGGCGTGGGCAAGACCACCACCGCCATCAACCTTGCCGCGTCCCTCGCGATGATGGAGAAGATGGTGCTGCTCGTGGATTTCGATCCCCAGGGCCACAGCACCACCGGTCTTGGCTTTCCCAAGCCGGATCACCGCGCGGGATCCTACGCGCTGATGAAGGGCGCCCCCGCGGAAGCCCTGCTGCTCAGCACGGAAGTGCCCATGATGCAGGTGATCCCGGCGGGCAAGGACTTGGCGCAGTTGGAATTCGAGCTCTTCGAAATGCCCCAGCTCCAGGTGCTCAAGCAGGGGTTGGCGCCGATCATGGACAAGTTCGACTACATCCTCATCGATCCGCCCCCGAGCCTGGGCATGATCACCCTGAACGCGCTGACGGCGGCGGATGAGGTCATCGTCCCCATGCCTTGCGAGTTCTTCGCGCTGGACGGTTTGGCCGAGCTCACCGAAACGCTGCGCCGCATCCAGTCCGGTCCCAACCCCCAGCTTCAGCTGGGCGGCATCCTCCTCACCATGGCGGAGGAACGCACCAACCTGGGCGCGGCCGTCGCCAATGAAGTCCGCCACGCCTTCCCGGGCAAGGTCTTCCAGACGATCATCCCCCGCAACATCCGGCTGGCCGAAGCCCCCAGCCATGGCAAGCCCGTGGCCTTCTATGATCTGCGCTCCAAGGGCGCCCAGGCCTACCTCAGCCTCGCGAAGGAATGGCTGGGCCTGGAACTCCCCGCGAGGAGGGAAGCCTAATGAATCAGTTGAAGCGTCCGGCGCTGGGCCGGGGACTCACGTCGCTCATGAGCCAGATGGCCCCTGAGGATGCCAATCAGCGTGAGCTGCCCCTGGGCAGCATGGTGCCCAACCGCGCTCAGCCCCGCACTCACTTCGACGAGGCGGCGCTGGTGGAGCTGGCCGAAAGCCTGAAGCAGCACGGCATGGTGCAGCCCATCGTGGTGCGGAAGGTGGGCGACAAGTTCGAGATCATCGCCGGCGAGCGGCGTTGGCGGGCCGCCCGCAAGGCGGGCCTGGCCATGGTGCCGGTGATCATCAAGGAAGTGCCCGATGACAAACTGCTCGAGATCGCCCTGGTGGAGAACATTCAACGGCAGGAGCTGAATCCCATCGAAGAGGCCACGGCCTACTGGCAGCTGGGCGAGCACCTGCGGCTCACCCAGGAGCAAGTGGCCGATCGGGTGGGCAAGTCCCGTCCCCAGGTGGCCAACACCCTTCGCCTGCTGAGGTTGCCGGCGGAGCTGAAGGCGGAGGTGGCGGATGGCCGCCTGAGCACGGGCCACGCGAAGGTGCTGCTGGGCGTGCCCGACCTGCGTCTTCAGGAGCAACTGGCCCAGGAAGTGGTGGACCAGCAGCTCAGCGTTCGTGCCCTGGAAGCCCGCATCCAGCAGCTCCAGAAACAGACCAAGGCCAAGTCCAAGAAGAAGCACCCCCAAGAGCTGTTCATCAAGGCGGCCGCCGAGGAACTCACCCAGTCCTGGGGCACCCGCGTCGAGATCAAGGCCAAGGGCAAGACCGGCACCCTGGTGATGCACTACGGCAGCGAAGGTGAACTGGATCGCCTCTTCGAGGCCCTCAAGCACGGTCCGGCGAAGCGCCGCTAGGTCCGGGTTCAAGCAAGGAGTCCCCATGTCGTCATGGTTCGTGAAGAAGCGCCAGCAGAAGACCGCCGTCGAAGAAAAGACTGTCCGGGTGCCCGAGGGCCTCTGGATCAAGTGCGAGGCCTGCAAAGAGCTGATCTACCGGAAAGAGCTCGTCAACACCCACAACGTTTGCCCCAAGTGCGGCTATCACTTCCGCATCGGCGTGGATGAGCGGCTGGAGAACCTCATGGACGAGGGGTGGAAGCCGCTGTTCGGGAACCTGCGCAGCAGCGACCCCCTGGGCTTCGTGGCCATCAAGAGCTACCAGGACCAGCTGAAGAAGCTGGACGAGGCGGGCCAGACCGATGACGCCGTGGTGGTGGTGGAGGGCACCCTCTCGGGCCACCCCGTGGTGACCGCCATCATGAACTTCGACTTCCTGGCCGCCAGCATGGGCAGCGTGGTGGGCGAGAAGCTGCGGCTGGGGGCCGAGCGCGCCCTGGAAAAGCAGTGCGCCTTCATCATCGTCAGCTGCAGCGGTGGCGCCCGCATGCAGGAGGGCACCCTGTCGCTGATGCAGATGGCCAAGGTCAGCGCGGCCCTGGCCAAGCTCGACAAGGCTGGGTTGCCTTATCTCAGCCTGCTGACGGATCCCACCACCGGCGGTGTCAGCGCCAGTTACGCCATGCTGGGCGATCTGAACATCGCCGAGCCCAAGGCCCTCATCGGTTTTGCCGGCCCTCGCGTCATTGAGCAGACCATCAAGCAGAGTCTGCCCGAAGGCTTCCAGCGCTCGGAATTCCTCCAGGCCCACGGCATGGTGGACAAGGTGGTGAACCGCGACCACCTCAAGGATTTCATCGCCGCCTGCCTGGCGTGGATGATGCCCGCAGCCAGGGACTGATGGACGAAGCCTTCACGCCCATCCACATCCCGCGTCTCCAGGAGCGGGGGCACATGGGCATCAAATGCGGCCTGGAAAACATCCGGGCCCTCCTGGGCGCCTTGGGTCGGCCCGATGAGGGCTTTCCCGTGGTGCTCATCGCGGGCACCAACGGCAAGGGCAGCACGGGCGCCTTCCTGGCGCACATGCTCAGGGCCGCGGGGTTCACGGTGGGCTGGACCACCTCGCCCCATCTGGCCGATGTGACCGAGCGCATCTGGGTGGATGGCGAGCCCATCGGCGAAGGGGCCCTCGACCTGCTGCTGGGCGAAGCCTTCGACGCGGAGGCGCGTACGGGCATCCAGGCCACGTACTTTGAATTGATGATCACGGCGGCCCTCCTCGCCTTCCGCATGACCGGCGTGGAAGTGGCGCTGCTGGAGGTGGGCATGGGTGGGCGCTGGGATGCCACCAATGCCACCGAGCCCATCCTCACGGTGCTCACCACCGTAGGGTTGGACCATCAGCAGTACCTGGGCGACACGCGGGAAGCCATCGCCCGGGAGAAACTCTGCACCGCCCGCGACGGCAAGCCGCTGGTGCTCGGCCCTTCCCTTGATCCCGAGTGGATCCGCCCACTGCTCGCCTGCGAGCCCAGCCTGCACGTGGCGCCACGGCTGGGACCGGCGGACATCCGCTGGGATCATTCGCGGGTGGAGGGCAAGCGGGTGGGGCTGGCAGGCCTCCACCAACTGGACAACCTGGCCACGGCCTTTGAAGCAGTGCGGCAACTCCGAGCACAGGGTTTCCCCATTCCCGAGGACCGGCTCTGGGCAGGCGTGGCGCAGGCCCGCTGGCCTGGCCGTCTCTGGCAGGTGCCGGGGCTGGAGGGGGTGTGGATGGATGGCGCGCACAACGTGGATGGTGCCCGCGCCCTGGCTGAGCATGCCCTGGCCTGCGGGGTGCGTCCGCACCTCTACGTGGGGGCCATGGGCGACAAGGATCTGGCCGGCGTGGCGGAGGAACTGAAGCGCATCCGCCCCCTGTCGGTGACCTTCGTGCAAGGGGACGCGCCCCGCTACGCCACGCTGCGTCAGCTCCAGGAGGCTTGGAACCTGGACGCGCCGCTGCTCACACTGCGCCAAGCGGCGACCCACCTGCGGGCCTCGGCCGAGGCTCCTCGCCTGGTCACGGGATCCCTCTACCTGATCGGGGATCTGTTGCGGGAGCTGGGCATCCGGCCATTCTAAGGATTCGGACCCCTTTGGGCCGATGAGGAACCCATGCGGCGGTGTCTTCTCGGTTTCAGCTTGGTCGGCCTCCTCGGTGCTCAGGCGCCCCTCCACATTGTGTCGGTGGAGCGCCGGGGGCTGCCACCCTATGAGGCGACGGACCGGATATACGGGCTCGATGGGGGGCTGCCCCAGGGCCTTCATGTGGGGGACCGTCTTCGGGTGAAACGGGCGGGCGACTACCAATTCATCGGCCGCCTCTGGATCACCGAGCTGCGGGGAGAGCAATCCGCGGCACGCTTCGAGCCGGTGGGAACCTCCTTTCCCATGAAGGGTGACCTGGTGTTTCCGGAGGTGCTGCTGTGGCCGCCGGCGGTGCGGCCCGTGAACCAAGATCCCCTGGCGCTGGTGCAGGCGCCGCTGGCCACCGCCGAAGCCCCGCCTCGGGAAGGCATCATTTATTTCTTGCCCCAGCAAACCGAGGTGAGTCCCGCAGGGGTTCGCAAGCTGGAGGGCTGGGTGAAAGCCTGGGGTGCCTCAGGGCGTTGGTCGGTGCAGGTGCCGTCCACCAAGGCTTTGAGTGCCTCGCTCCTGAAGCAGCGGACGGAATCCCTGCAGGCTGCGCTGCGGGCCTTGGGCATCCAGCAGGTTGGCGTCGAAACCGAGGCCCGGACCCTGGAGAGCAAGTTCGATCCCACTTGGATCCGCCACTGGGACTGAGGCGCTAAGCTGGGCGGATGTCCACCGGATCCACCCGTGCCGTCGCCCTCGCCTTGACCGCCAATGGCGGCATCGCCCTCTCCAAGTTCGCCGTCTTTCTGCTGACGGGCAGCTCCAGCCTCCTGACGGAAGCCATCCACTCGGCCGCCGACTGTGCCAACCAGGTCTTGCTGTTTCTCGGCATGCGCCAGGGCGCAAGGCCCCCCAGCGCGAAGCATCCGCTGGGCCACGGGCAGGCCGCCTTCGTGGCCAGTTTCCTCGTGGCCCTGCTGCTCTTCAGCGTGGGCGGCCTCTATTCACTGGTGGAGGGCCTCCACAAGATCCGGCACCCGGAGCAGCCCCATCACCTGAGCTGGGCTGTGGCACTGCTTCTCTTTGCGGTGGCCTTGGAGGGCTGGTCCCTCCGGGGCGCGCTGCAGGCGGCGGCGACAGAGCGACACGGCCGCTCTCTCCTCCGGTACCTTCGGCAGTCCAGCAGTACCGAGCTGGTGGTGGTGCTGGCAGAGGACATCGCGGCACTGGTCGGCCTGCTGTTCGCGCTGGCGGCGGTGCTGCTGACCATGGCCACGGGGAATCCTGTGTGGGATGGCGTCGGCAGCGTGGCCATCGGCCTTCTGCTCATCGCCGTGGCGGCCTTCGTGGGCGTGGAAGTGACCAGCCTGCTGCTGAACGAGGCGCCACCTCTGGCGTTGCGCGCCCGCATCCGCGCGGCGGTGAACGAGGATCCAGCTGTGAACCACGTGCTGAACCTGGTGGCGGTGATCGTGGGCAGTGATCGACTCATGGTGGCTCTGCAGGTGAAGTTCCATGAGCAGTCCAGTGGCGCGGCCTTGGTGGAGGCCATCAACGCTTTGGAGCGGCGCCTTCACGAGCGCTTCCCCCAGGTCCAGCACCTCTTCGTGGAGCCGGACGAGGGCTGAGGCCTTTCGCATTCAATCCCCATCCCGTGCATCC
This sequence is a window from Geothrix sp. PMB-07. Protein-coding genes within it:
- the accD gene encoding acetyl-CoA carboxylase, carboxyltransferase subunit beta — its product is MSSWFVKKRQQKTAVEEKTVRVPEGLWIKCEACKELIYRKELVNTHNVCPKCGYHFRIGVDERLENLMDEGWKPLFGNLRSSDPLGFVAIKSYQDQLKKLDEAGQTDDAVVVVEGTLSGHPVVTAIMNFDFLAASMGSVVGEKLRLGAERALEKQCAFIIVSCSGGARMQEGTLSLMQMAKVSAALAKLDKAGLPYLSLLTDPTTGGVSASYAMLGDLNIAEPKALIGFAGPRVIEQTIKQSLPEGFQRSEFLQAHGMVDKVVNRDHLKDFIAACLAWMMPAARD
- a CDS encoding ParB/RepB/Spo0J family partition protein; the encoded protein is MNQLKRPALGRGLTSLMSQMAPEDANQRELPLGSMVPNRAQPRTHFDEAALVELAESLKQHGMVQPIVVRKVGDKFEIIAGERRWRAARKAGLAMVPVIIKEVPDDKLLEIALVENIQRQELNPIEEATAYWQLGEHLRLTQEQVADRVGKSRPQVANTLRLLRLPAELKAEVADGRLSTGHAKVLLGVPDLRLQEQLAQEVVDQQLSVRALEARIQQLQKQTKAKSKKKHPQELFIKAAAEELTQSWGTRVEIKAKGKTGTLVMHYGSEGELDRLFEALKHGPAKRR
- a CDS encoding ParA family protein, with product MRARVVVLANQKGGVGKTTTAINLAASLAMMEKMVLLVDFDPQGHSTTGLGFPKPDHRAGSYALMKGAPAEALLLSTEVPMMQVIPAGKDLAQLEFELFEMPQLQVLKQGLAPIMDKFDYILIDPPPSLGMITLNALTAADEVIVPMPCEFFALDGLAELTETLRRIQSGPNPQLQLGGILLTMAEERTNLGAAVANEVRHAFPGKVFQTIIPRNIRLAEAPSHGKPVAFYDLRSKGAQAYLSLAKEWLGLELPARREA
- a CDS encoding septum formation initiator family protein translates to MNANWLLKSSTLWGVLGASGFLSLLAVLFSQGGLPELRKREAELQTARTRLLELNHRNRELLEEVQRLAAKDPELMEALARRQGYARKGETVYTFRNSRER
- a CDS encoding folylpolyglutamate synthase/dihydrofolate synthase family protein, whose amino-acid sequence is MDEAFTPIHIPRLQERGHMGIKCGLENIRALLGALGRPDEGFPVVLIAGTNGKGSTGAFLAHMLRAAGFTVGWTTSPHLADVTERIWVDGEPIGEGALDLLLGEAFDAEARTGIQATYFELMITAALLAFRMTGVEVALLEVGMGGRWDATNATEPILTVLTTVGLDHQQYLGDTREAIAREKLCTARDGKPLVLGPSLDPEWIRPLLACEPSLHVAPRLGPADIRWDHSRVEGKRVGLAGLHQLDNLATAFEAVRQLRAQGFPIPEDRLWAGVAQARWPGRLWQVPGLEGVWMDGAHNVDGARALAEHALACGVRPHLYVGAMGDKDLAGVAEELKRIRPLSVTFVQGDAPRYATLRQLQEAWNLDAPLLTLRQAATHLRASAEAPRLVTGSLYLIGDLLRELGIRPF
- a CDS encoding cation diffusion facilitator family transporter, which produces MSTGSTRAVALALTANGGIALSKFAVFLLTGSSSLLTEAIHSAADCANQVLLFLGMRQGARPPSAKHPLGHGQAAFVASFLVALLLFSVGGLYSLVEGLHKIRHPEQPHHLSWAVALLLFAVALEGWSLRGALQAAATERHGRSLLRYLRQSSSTELVVVLAEDIAALVGLLFALAAVLLTMATGNPVWDGVGSVAIGLLLIAVAAFVGVEVTSLLLNEAPPLALRARIRAAVNEDPAVNHVLNLVAVIVGSDRLMVALQVKFHEQSSGAALVEAINALERRLHERFPQVQHLFVEPDEG
- the eno gene encoding phosphopyruvate hydratase translates to MNIIDRVTALEVLDSRGNPTVLARVLLSDGTVGKAIVPSGASTGSREALERRDGDKKRYLGKGVLGAVDAINVELAAALQGMDPLQQAELDELMCDLDGTENKGRLGANAILGVSMALADAAAQASKLPLYRYLGGATPRLLPVPMMNILNGGAHADNNVDIQEFMVLPVGAPNFREALRWGAEVYHSLKGVLKARKLATGVGDEGGFAPNLASNEEALELIGEAIKKAGYKLGKDVFLGLDCAASEFHDGKGYALDGGKKTPAQLVEYYQGLVSRHPVISIEDGFAEGDWKGWKAQTDAMGAKTQLVGDDLFVTNPAILAKGITEGVANAILIKLNQIGTVTETLRAVEMAHKAGYRAIISHRSGETEDAFIADLAVATGAGQIKTGAPCRTDRVAKYNRLLEIEWELGAAARYAGREAFGSRLA